From one Eucalyptus grandis isolate ANBG69807.140 chromosome 9, ASM1654582v1, whole genome shotgun sequence genomic stretch:
- the LOC108955365 gene encoding uncharacterized protein LOC108955365 has protein sequence MSQRARHSSSNISHPRRIKLSKILEKTMGICSSSESTSVATVKLVLHDGRLQEFSYPVKASHVLQKNPTCFICDSDDMDFDDVVVAVDSEEDLLPGQLYFALPMSWLDSPLRPAEMADLAVKANWALKTRKDQEERAYGARGCGCDRTRVVEPVVLASPKHARTRRRNRISGVGRAGDGRLLLEKRGRSGSRGGSRGGSRGRGFKAKLNIILEED, from the coding sequence ATGTCACAAAGGGCACGGCATTCCTCCTCTAACATTTCACATCCTCGCCGGATCAAACTAAGCAAAATCCTAGAAAAAACCATGGGGATCTGCAGCTCCAGCGAGTCGACGTCCGTGGCCACCGTGAAGCTCGTCCTCCACGATGGCCGGCTTCAGGAGTTCTCGTACCCGGTGAAGGCGTCGCACGTGCTTCAGAAGAACCCCACGTGCTTCATATGCGACTCGGACGACATGGACTTCGATGACGTCGTCGTGGCCGTCGATTCCGAGGAGGATCTCCTACCAGGGCAGCTCTACTTCGCGCTGCCGATGAGCTGGCTGGATAGCCCGCTCCGGCCAGCCGAGATGGCGGATTTGGCCGTGAAAGCGAACTGGGCTCTGAAGACGAGGAAAGATCAAGAGGAGCGGGCGTATGGTGCACGTGGATGCGGGTGTGATAGGACAAGAGTAGTCGAGCCGGTGGTGCTGGCAAGCCCAAAACATGCGAGAACGAGACGCCGCAATAGAATTTCTGGCGTTGGCCGCGCCGGCGACGGAAGATTGTTGCTggagaaaagagggagaagCGGGAGTCGGGGCGGGAGTCGCGGCGGAAGTCGTGGACGCGGTTTCAAGGCAAAGCTAAATATCATTCTGGAGGAAGACTAG
- the LOC104418805 gene encoding hemoglobin-2: MEGTVFTEEQEALVVKSWGVMKKNAADLGLKFFLKIFEIAPSARKMFPFLRDSNVPLEQNPKLKTHAMSVFIMTCESAAQLRKAGKVTVRESSLKKLGSVHHKSGVVDEHFEVTKYALMETIKEAVPEMWCPEMKSAWGEAYDQLVAAIKSEMKP; the protein is encoded by the exons ATGGAAGGAACAGTTTTCACAGAAGAGCAGGAAGCTTTGGTGGTAAAGTCATGGGGTGTGATGAAGAAGAATGCGGCAGATCTGGGTCTCAAATTCTTCTTGAA GATATTTGAGATTGCCCCATCAGCCAGGAAGATGTTCCCATTCCTGAGGGACTCAAATGTTCCACTAGAGCAGAATCCTAAGCTCAAGACCCATGCCATGTCTGTTTTTATCATG ACCTGTGAGTCGGCGGCGCAGCTCCGGAAAGCGGGCAAAGTCACGGTGAGAGAGTCTAGCCTGAAGAAACTGGGCTCTGTCCACCACAAGAGCGGCGTTGTCGACGAACATTTCGAG GTGACGAAATATGCACTGATGGAGACCATAAAAGAAGCGGTTCCAGAGATGTGGTGCCCAGAAATGAAGAGTGCATGGGGCGAAGCTTATGACCAGCTTGTTGCTGCTATCAAATCTGAAATGAAGCCTTAA
- the LOC104418807 gene encoding non-symbiotic hemoglobin 1, producing the protein MNLINIKAHVSNGTEVHAFACGTISMPKSWSRPVRQGQSNELSWIKRDGSLGRLRCRNSQPLRGVERTKKLEVRAFTEEQEALVLKSWNSMKKNAAELGLKVFLRVFEIAPSAKKLFSFLRDSDVPLEQNPKLKAHAMTVFVMTCESAVQLRKVGKPSVRESNLKDLGATHFQYNVVDEHFEVVKFALLEIIKDAVPEMWSPEMKSAWGEAYDQLAAAIKSEMKPQVST; encoded by the exons ATGAATCTCATCAACATCAAGGCTCACGTCTCCAATG GAACTGAAGTTCATGCCTTCGCTTGTGGGACTATTTCAATGCCCAAGTCTTGGTCAAGACCCGTGCGTCAGGGTCAGTCGAACGAGCTGTCATGGATCAAAAGAGATGGATCGTTGGGCCGGCTCAGATGTAGAAATTCGCAGCCTCTTAGAG GTGTGGAGAGGACTAAAAAGTTGGAAGTTAGAGCCTTCACAGAGGAACAGGAAGCTCTAGTCCTCAAGTCATGGAATTCAATGAAAAAGAATGCTGCTGAACTGGGTCTCAAAGTTTTCCTCAG AGTCTTTGAGATTGCACCATCAGCCAAGAAGCTATTTTCGTTCCTGAGAGATTCAGATGTTCCTCTGGAGCAAAACCCGAAGCTCAAGGCCCATGCCATGACTGTATTTGTTATG ACTTGTGAATCGGCAGTACAACTTCGTAAAGTCGGAAAACCTAGCGTGAGAGAGTCCAACTTAAAAGATTTGGGTGCTACTCATTTCCAATATAATGTGGTGGACGAACATTTTGAG GTTGTGAAGTTTGCATTGTTGGAAATCATCAAAGATGCAGTGCCGGAGATGTGGTCGCCCGAAATGAAGAGTGCATGGGGAGAAGCTTACGATCAGTTGGCAGCCGCAATCAAGAGTGAAATGAAACCTCAGGTTTCCACCTGA